Sequence from the Saccharopolyspora pogona genome:
GGCCTCGCGGTGCACCCAGGCGATCGAGGAGCCCGGCAGGATGTCGTGGAACTGGTGCAGCAGCACCCGCTTCCACAGCCGGTCCAGGGCCTCGTGCGGGTAGTCGCGGCCGGTGGTGACGGTGGCGGTGGTGCACCACAGCTCGGCTTCGCGCAGCAGGTGTTCGCTGTGGCGGTTGCCCTGCTTGGTCTTGGCCTGCGAGGTGTAGGTGCCGCGGTGCATCTCCAGGTACAGCTCGCCGGACCACACCGCGGGGCGGGCGTGGTCGGTTTCTGCGTCGGTGAAGAACTCCTCGGGGGTGTCCAGGCGTACTCGCGGGGAGCCTTCCAGGTCGGCGGTGCGGTAGGCGCGGGCGAGCATTTCGCGGGTGGGTCCTCCCCCACCGTCACCGTGTCCGAAGGGCAGCAGGGAGCGGGTGGCGTAGCCGCGTTCGGAGAAGTTGGCTGCTGCGTGGGCGAGTTCGCCGCCGGTGATCTCGGAGTTGTAGGTGTCGGCGGGCGGGAAGTGGGTGAACACCCGGGTGCCGTCGATGCCTTCCCACCAGAAGGTGTGGTGGGGGAACTTGTTGGTCTGGTTCCAGGAGATCTTCTGGGTCAGGAACCACTGCGAGCCCGACAGTGCGACCAGTTGCGGGAGGGCAGCGCTGTAGCCGAAGGAGTCCGGCAGCCACACCTCGCGGGTCTCGATGCCGAACTCGTCGAGGTAGAAGCGTTTGCCGTGGACGAACTGGCGGGCCATGGCCTCGCCGCCGGGCATGTTGGTGTCGGCTTCCACCCACATCCCGCCGACCGGCACCAACTGCCCGGTGTCGGCGAAGGTGCGGACGCGGTCGAACAACTGCGGGTGGTGCTGCTTGATCCAGGCCAGCTGCTGGGCCTGCGACATCGCGAAGTGGAAGTCGGGGTGTTCGGCCATCAGGGCAGTGACGTTGGCGGTGGTGCGGGCGACCTTGCGGATGGTTTCGCGCAGCGGCCACAGCCAGGCGGAGTCGATGTGGGCGTGGCCGACGGCGGAGATCACGTGCGCGCTGGCGTGGGCGGGCCGGGCGAGGGTGTCGGCGAGTTCGGCGCGGGCGGCGGGCGCGGTGGCGGAGATGTCGTGCAGGTCGAGGCGGTCGAGCATGCGTTCCAGGGCGCGCAGGATCTCGTGGCGGCGCGGGGAGTCCACCGGCAGTTGCCGCATCAGCTGGTCGAGGACCTCGGCGTCCTGGACCAGCTGCCACACCGGTTCGTCGAGCACGGCGAGTTCCGCGCGCCGCAGCAGGTACAGCGGCGGGGTCTTGGTGGTGGGTTGGCCGCCGAGTTCGGTGGGTTGGAATCCGTTGGGCCCGAGGATGATGGGGTTGGCGGCGGCCTCGACGTACCAGGTGCGTTCGCGCCCGGCGGAGTTCCGCCCGGCGGGCAGGTGGGTGTTGCGGGGGTGCAGTCCCTTGATCGGGGTGCCGTCGGGGCTGTAGGCGAGGCCTTCGCACTGGAAGCCGGGGCGGTCGTCGTCGAAACCGAGGTCGACGACGACTTCGACGACGCGGCCGTCCCACTGCGGCGGCACGGTCGCGGTCAGCCGGAACCAGCTGGTGCCCCACGCCGGTCCCCAGGCTTCGCCGATGGCGGCGGGCGCGTAATCGGCGTGCAGTGCCTCCGCGACCGGCACCGGTTCGCCGGGCGCGTGCCAGACAGCGACCTCGCAGGGCAGTGTTTCGGAGTAGTAGGCAGGTCGTAGGCGTTCGGCCAGTACCCGGTCGAGGCGCTGTTCGACGATGCGGCGGTCGTCGTGCATGTGCTCCCCCGATTTCCCTCGGCGTGATCGTGATCATGCTGGCACATCACGGCGGCCGGCGGGTGGCTGTGGCGCGGGCGGTGACCGGAATCCGCGCCGGCGGCGCGGTTGCTGACCCATAAGTAGGGCCGCATGCTGCGGGTGTCCACCCCCTTCTTTTCCGCGGAAAGGCGACACCATGGGGACCTGCGAAGTCTGCGGCAACGAATACTGGATGACCTTCGAAGTGCACACCGTCGGCGGCGGAGTGCACACCTTCGACTGCTTCGAATGCGCCACGCAGCGGCTCGCACCGCAGTGCGAGCACTGCGGGACCCGGATCCTGGGGCATGGCGTGGAAGCCAGCGGCCGGTTCTTCTGCTGCGCGCACTGCGCACGCCAGTCGGACCTGGCCATGGCTGGGGAACTGCGCGATACCGTCGGCGCCCACCCCGGCTGATGGTCCGCCCGGGGAATGCGCGCAGCGTCCGCGAAGACCCTCGGGCTTGCCCCTGTCGGCGGATGAGCACCCCACCCGAATCTTCGTTACCAATACGTTATGAATTGCCAGAAACACGGGAACTACCTGGGACGACATGGCGGGTGAGACGGCTTCGTCCCGCCCGGTTCGCGCCGGTTGTCGTGAACGGGATTTGACAACGGGATGAAGGACCGTCGACTCATCCCTCGTAGTTAGTGGAGGACGCCCCGATGGCAGGTCTGGTTCGCTGGCTGGGCGGCATGGCGCGCGAGATGCAGCGGGCCCGCATGGTGATGCGGAACCCTGCGTCGAGCAGCCACGCCCGGCGCTGACCTTCGTCAGTACCCAACCCTGCCCGGCCGCTCGGCCGGGCGCGGTCGAGGCATCAGTCCGGCGGCCACGCGCCGCGACGCAACACCGGGGCAACCAACAACCGGGCGACTGATGCCAGAACCTGCTGGAGACACTGGTGCCGTGGCAGGCCTGCCACGGCACCAGTGCGTTTTCCGGCCACCGCGGGCAGCCGCATCGACTTCGGCGGCCGCACCCACCCGCTGACCGCCGGGATGTGCGCCCTGCTCCCGCGCGGTGTCACCCACGCCATGCGCAACCTCTCCGAGGACCCGGTCCACGCGCTGCGGCTGTCGGCTCCCGGCGGCTGGGAGCGCTACATCGAATAGGTCAGCGAGGCCGGGCAGGATGCGGGAGCACGGGAGCCAGGACTGGGCGAAGATCAACGAGATCGGCGCGCGGTACGGCCAGCGCCACCACATCGGCGACACCAGCACGGACGACGGGGATCAGCGGCGGTTCTAGGTCCTGGAGGCCGGTCAGGCGCGGCCGGGTCGGCTGCGGGTTCCGCCCGCCTTCGCGGTAAAGGCGCGCGGCAGCGACACGGCGGCCCGGGGCCAGTTCGTGCTGCTGCCGCACGGTGTTGCGCATGCCCTGCGGCCTGGATCCACACCGCCGCCGCGTGTGCTGCAGATCTCCTCGCCCGGCGGGTGGGACCGCTTCGCCGAAGACCTGATCGAGGACCGGGCCCAGGTGAGTGCCGCCGGTCGGCTGGACCCCACCTAGCTCGACACCATCGCCGCGAAGTACCGCTTCACCTATGAGCAGTGATGCGCGGTTCGTCCGGTGTGGACGGCGGTCCGGGACCCGCTGGTGCGGCCGCCCGAGCCCGGGCCGGTGGCGCTGATGTAGTGTTGCCGCACCGTGCGCGACCGAGGAGGTGGGCCCCATTACCGCTGTTGCAGGTCGGGCGCTTCCCTCCCGCGGCCGTGATCCGCGTCGGTGAGAGCGCTCGTCGGATCGAAAGGCGCTCCCGATTTCTGCTTTCCCGTCATCGTTGTATCCGGCCGTCGTGACCAGCCTGCGTGCCGCTGGTTGCGTGTTCGCTGAGGACGAGGCGCGGTTGCTGCTGTCTGCCGCCGCCGGCCCGGGTGAGCTGGCCGAGATGCTGCAGCGTCGTGTCGATGGTCTGCCGCTGGAGCAGGTGCTGGGCTGGGCGGAGTTCTGCGGTCTGCACATCGCCGTAACGCCCGGGGTGTTCGTGCCTCGCCGCCGCACCGAGTTCCTCGTCCGGCAGGCCGCTGCTCTGGCCCGGCCGCATTCGGTCGTGGTCGACCTGTGCTGCGGCTCGGGTGCGGTCGGTGCCGCCCTTGCCGCCGGGCAGCAGGTGGAGTTGTACGCCGCCGACGTCGATCCCGTTGCGGTGCGCTGCGCGCGCCGCAACCTCGCCGGTGCCGGTGAGGTATTCGGAGGTGACCTCTACACGCCGCTTCCGGTGGCGTTGCGGGGCCGCGTCGGGGTCCTGGTGGTCAACGCCCCCTACGTGCCTTCCGGCGAGGTCGATCTGATGCCACCGGAAGCGCGGCTGCATGAACCGCAGGTGGCGCTGGACGGCGGTGCCGATGGGCTGGACGTCCAACGCCGGGTGGCGACCGCGGCGCCGCAGTGGCTCGCGCCGGGCGGGCACCTGCTGATCGAGACCAGCCGCCGCCAGGCACCGTACACTGCGGAGCTCTTCTCCTACGCCGGGCTGGTACCGCGGGTGGCCAGTTGTGAGGAACTGGATGCCACGGTCGTGGTGGGGGCCAAACCCGCGACGCCGTAGCGCTTTCCCGCTACCGGCCTGGTTGTCGGCCGGGCAGCTCCGGGGCGGCGGTCTCGAACCGGCGAAGGGACGTGTTCGTCAGCGCGAGCACCACGATGCCGACGACGCAGAGCACTCCGCCGGAGAAGGCCGCGAACGCCGCCGATGTCGCTCCGGCGACCTGCCCGCCCCGGAAGTTGCCCAGCTCGGGGCCGGCGACGCCGACGATGTGATCCACGGCGCTGACCCGACCACGGTGGGTGTCCGGCGTCGCCAGCTGCACGATCGCCCCGCGCGTGATCACCGAGGTGGTGTCGGCCGCGCCCGCCGCGGCCGGGCAGGTCAGCGCCAGCCACAGCGGTTGCGCCAGACCGAATCCGGCCAGTGTCAGGCCCCACGCTCCCACCGCGGCCAGCATGACCGCGCCCGGCCGCCGGGCGCGGGTCACCAACCCGGAGGCGGCGCCCACCGCGAGGCCGCCGACGGCGACCGCGGAGAAGAGCAGGCCCAGGGTTTCCGGGCGCCCACCGAAGCGCTCCGCGTTGATCAGCGGGAACAGTGCCATCGGCATGGCCGTCACGGTCGCGAGGACGTCGCTGAGCAACGCCCCGTGCAGCAGGGGTTTGCTGATGATGAATCGCCGGCCTTCCCAGATCGCTCGGGCCCCGGGACGGGCGGTCTGGCCCTGCGGCCGCATGGCGGGCAGCCGCAGCACGCCGTAGAGCGCGGCGGCGAAAGTCAGCGCGTCGAGCAGGTAGCACCCACGCCCGACTGGGCCACCACCACGCCCGCGATGGCGGGGCCGATCAGCATGGCCGCTTGGAAGGCGAGGTTGGTCAAGGCAATGCCCGCGCCGACCTGGTCGGCGGGCAGCAGGCGCACCACGAATGTCTTGCGGGCGGGCGCGCCCAGCCCGCCGCCCGCTGTCTGCAGCGCCGTGAGCGCGAGCAGCCCCCACATCGAGGCGGCGCCGGAGGCGGCGTGCACGGCGAGCAGTCCGGCGGACAGCAGCTGGATGACGGTCGTGAACAGCACCAGGCGTCGGCGGTCCACGGCGTCAGCCAACGCGCCACCGAGCAGTCCGAAGAGGACCATCGCGGCGGCTTGGACGAGGCCGATCGCGCCCACCGCGACGGGACTGCCGGGTCGGCTCCCACATCTGGAATAGCACCGCGACCACCGTGAGCTGCCCGCCCAGGACGGAGAGGGCATTTCCCGCCCACAGGCGGCGGAAAACGGCGCTGGAGCGCAGCGGCCGGGTGTCTAGCAGCCGGTCCGCCAGGTTCACGAGGACCGTTCCTGCGACGTGAGGTGGTCGGCGATCCGGTCGTGGAACGAACGCCGCGCCAGGGCCGCCTCCAGATCCCGGACCACCGCGCTCAGCGGGTGCGGCAGTTCGCCTTCCAGCTCGCGGACGGCCCGTTCGGTGGCCCGCCACTCCGCTTCCAGCAGCGGAAGCAGCGTGTGGGCGCGTTTGGTGAGCGTCACCTGGCGGGTTCGCGCATCCGCACCCGCAACGCTGCGCACCAGGCCTTCGCGGCGCATGGCGCTCACGGTCTGGCTCATCGCGGAATGGGTCACTTCCAGGGTGTCGGCGAGTTCCCGGATGGTCAAGGCGCCGCGGCGGCCGAGGCGGATCAGGGGCATGACGAACCTCGGGCGGATGCTGTCCAGGCCCCGCTGCCGGTACAGTCGGCCGATCTCGTCGTCCATGTCGCCCAGCAGCCGGCGAAGCGGTTGCCAGACGCTTTCTTCCTCGGTCGGGTCAGAACCCTGAGCCGTCACCCCACGGACTGTAACAGCACTTATGTAAGCACTGTTGCTCTTTTTCCGGGAGAGATCCGGATTCCGGATGCCACGTCACACCGCTGCCCTTCCGGACCGTCTGCTCGGGTCTGCCGGGACATTCATCGGTGGATGGTGGCGAGCCGGGAATGGGTCGGTGGCTAAGGTCGCCTCACCAGGTGTTGCCAAAAGATGTCCGTTTCCGGCAACCGGGTTAGTGAAGGAACTCCCCGAAGGAGCGCTTGTGCCAGGGCCCGCCCCCGACTTCGAACGGCTCTTCGCTGCTGGAACGCGTCACACGCTGTCCCGCGGCGATGTCGCCACCGTCCGGCTGCGGCAGGACACCTCGCTCTGGCTGCCATCGGGGCGGGTTGTCGCCGGGGAGCCGTTCGGGTTTGACGATTCCGATGGCGGGTTTGTCCAGCAGGTGCCGCCGGGCCAGTACCCGCTGGTGCTGGTGATCGCCATGTTCGCCAAGCGGAGCTACCTGCCTGCGCACGAGATGATCGCGGCGGCCCGGCTGGTGATCCGGGACGAGCCCGTCGTCTCCTGGGAGATGGCCGTGTGCGAAGGCCAGGACGTCTCCGAACTGGGCGACGACGAGTTCTTCGGCTACCCGGTCGACGGCGGCACCGGCGGCTTCGTCGACGCGGCGAACATCGCGCCGCTGCGCGAGGACCACGACGACGGCTACTACGACCGGTTGATGACGGCTCGCAACGTCACGGAGTCCGACGACACCGCGCCCGGGACGCTGACTGATGACGAGGGCAGGCCGCTGCTGGTGGCGTTCTCTTCCGGCGACGGGGACGGGGACTACCCGACCTGGGTCGGACGTACCGCCGACGGTGAGGTGGCCTGCTACCTCACCGACTTCTTCGTCCTGACCGACGACGAGGACGGCGAGGACAAGGGAGACGATGAGCCGCCCTCAGCTGATGGGGCCGGCTACGCGCTGAGTGAGGTGGCGCAGGGGCACGAGATGCGGGCCGGGCAGGCGCTGCGCCAGCAGGCTCTCACCTCTCCGTCCGGGAGCTGCACGCTCGTCCACCAAAACGATGGAAACCTCGTGCTTTACAACAACGAGGGACGGGGAGCAGTGTGGTCCGCCGGCACTCAAGGGCACGGGACCGCCCGTTGCGTGCTGCAGGCCGACGGCGACCTCGTCATCTACGACGACCAGGCCCGTGTCGTATGGTCCACCGACACGGCGGGCAATCCGGGCAGTGTGCTTGCCGTACGCGACGACGGCCTCGAACTGCGCGCCCCGGACGGCACCGTGCTCTGGAGCGTGCGGACCGCCCTCGGCACACCGGCCACGTCGCCGCGCCCGGCCGGTGCGACCGTGGCGCGGCCGCTGTCTCCGGCGCAGCACCTGACCTCGGGTCACACCCTCTCCCGTCGGCTCGTCGAGAAGTCCCCGGTGAAGCCGGCTATTCCCGCCGACGGGGCCGACGCCTAACCGGAAGGGCAAGCGCGGCCTGCGCGGGTCACCGGATCTCCAGTGGCCCGCTTGGCGATGTCAGCTCAGGGCTTCGCGGTGTTTGGCGGCCAGGGCGATGTAGTGCTCGGCGGAGAGCTTCAGACCGGCCTGCTCCTCGGCGGTCAGTTCGCGGCGGACCTTGCCTGGGGTGCCGGCCACCATCGAGCCCGGCGGGATCTCGGTGCCCTCCAGCACCACCGCACCGGCGGCGATGAGGGAACCGGCGCCTATGCGTGCTCCGTTGAGCACGACCGCGCCCATCCCGATCAGGCAGTTGTCCTCGACGGTGCAGCCGTGCAGCATGGCTTTGTGGCCGACGGTGACGCCGGCGCGGATCTCGGCCGGGAAGCCGGGGTCGGCGTGCACGACGCAGCCGTCCTGGATGTTGCTGCCGGTGCCGACGCTGATGTTCTCCTGATCGCCGCGCAGCACGGCGTTGTACCAGACGCTGGCACCGGCGGAAAGCCGCACGCGGCCGATGAGCGCGGCGCCGGGCGCGACGAAGGCATTCGCGTCGACCTGCGGGGTGATCCCGTCGATGGTCAGCGTGACCGGGAGCCGTGAACTCACTTGTCCTCCTGTTTTTCACCGTGCGTATCCCGTTGCCGCCGCAGCCACTGCAGCGCCACCTCGGTATGTCCGTCCACTTTGGTCTCGATGCCGTCGAGGAAGGTGCGGTCGCCGTGCTCGGTGAGTCCGACGAGCACGGCCTCGGGGTCACCGGCCTCGATGATGGTCAGCAGCCGCTGGTGGCGCGCCACGTCGCCGGCGAGGCTCTCCTGGTCCCGGCGGGCGCGGCGGTTGAGCGCCATGGACAGCATCACCTGCAACTGCAGTCCCTCCTTGCAGGGCCCGGTGCCGGAGCGGTTTTGCTTCAGCGGCCGGGCGCTGGTCCGCTTGGAGCAACCTCGATGGACGAGCTTGTCAGCTTCCTTCTGTCTGCTGTAGACAAAGGTCCGGTGATGCCGATCACGGTATCCGGTTTCCGCCTGATTTCTTGAGCCGCGCATCACTTCTCCCCCAGATCCCCGATCCCAGTCCCCGTTGCACGGAGTGCACGTGGTGGAGATCGGCACGTTCATGGCCGCGCCGTTCGCGACGATGCAGCTGGCCGACCTCGGCGCCGAGGTCATCAAAGCCGAAAACCTTGCCGGTGGTGATCCGGTGCGCCAGACCGGCCCCTTCCTGGACGGCCACAGCTCCCCGTTCGTGCGGCTGAACCGCAACAAGCGGTCGGTGGCGCTGGATTTGAAGACCCCCGAGGGCAAGCCGCTGCTGGAATCCTTGTTGGGCACCACCGATGTGCTGGTGGAAAACCTGCGGCCGGGTGCGCTGACCGGGTTGGGCTTCGGCTATCCGGCCGTGCACGGGGTCGCCGCTGTACTGGGGAAAGATCGGGCGAAATCCGCCCCTGACTCCGCCCGATGTGGCGTTCGTTGATCCTGGCCGGTGGCAGTGGTCCGGCTGGCTGACCATACTCGCCGGTTATCGCTGGGCGTCGCAGAGGACGGACGACGCGCTTAGGTGCCTGCAGGTCGTGGCCATGATGGTCTCCGGGCTGGCGGACACCTGGTCGATGCGGCTGGCGAACGCGGTGGCGAGCCGGACTCCAACGAGCTGTTCGACCGCGTCGAGGCCCTGATCAACGAGCTCGATCTGCCCCCGGCCGGGGTGGAGACGGCGGCCGACTCCGCCTACGCCGCACGGATGCGCAAGCCCGAACCCGGGCCGCTCCACGAGGACGCGAGCCTCCTCCCACTCGTCCGCGCTGCTTTCCGGGCCGTGCTGAATGCCGCAGTAGGTGCGGTCAGGCTCGACCATGAGCGTCCTCTCCGATGATCGACACCACGAGCTGCAAGCCGACCGGCACCCGCTCGGCGGCCGGCTCCCCGGGCTGCCGAACGTGGTGTTCCTCGCGGCGTTCTCTGGACACGGCTTCAAGATCTCGCCGGCCATCGGCGACGCCGCTGCGGACCTCGCGCTGACCGACGACACCTGCCTGCCGGTGACGTTCCTGGCCGCCGACCGCGACGTGGTCGCGTCGACGGAACGTTCAGAACGAGGGCGGTGAGTTGACGCAGATCACGGTCGCCGGAACGTCGCCGATGTTCTTCCACCAGTGCGGGAGCGATGACTGGAATGTGACGGTGTCACCCGGCTCGAGAACGTGCGACGCGTGGGCGACGTGTACCTCGAACCTGCCGGTGAGTACGTGCACGGTGTCCTCGCCCTTGTGTTGGAACGGCCGGGCGCTGCCTTCGAAGCCCACGGGTATCTCGCAGTACAGCATCGCCAGGCCGCGCTGCAGATCGGGGGAGAGCAGCTCGTAGACGAGGCCCTCGTAGGGAATCACTAGTCGCTTGCGGTCGTCGGGTCGCACGACGGCGCACTGGTCCGGGCGCAATTCACTGTGCTCGGCCTCGCCCCGGTCGTGGCCCGCCGACGGCACCTGGTGAAACAGGTCGCTGAGCCTGATGCCGAGCGCCGCGGCGATCTTCTGCAAGGTGAGCAAAGACGGGTTGCCACTGCCGCGTTCGAACTTGCTGAGCAGGCCCTCGCTTATGCCCGACTGCGCGGCGAACGCCTTCAGCGACAGCCCGCGGTCGCGCCGCGCATCGCGCAGCAGTTGGCCCAGCACCGCGGCGTCGGCCAGTGCTAGTTCCGCCTCGCGACTATTCGGGACGGACGTCGATGTCGTCGGACTCAAGAGACACCCTTCAGGGTCGGCAGCATCAATATGTTGCGGAATTATTCACTATAGTGCACGCTATTCCTCGGCCGAGTCTCAACTGTCGCGATGGAGTCCCCCTTGAGTGTGATGGATGGTCGATCGTTGCTCTTCAGCCCGTTCACACTGCGCGGCGTGACGTTCCCGAACCGGATAGTCATCGCCCCGATGCAGATGTACAAGACAGGTCCCGACGGCCTGGCGACCGACTGGCATTTCCAGCACCTGGCAAAGTACGCGATCGGCGGCGCGGGAACCGTCATGACGGAGGGGCTCATCGTCGATCCCATCGGGCGGAACACTTACGGAGACTGCGGCATCTGGTCCGACGACCACGTCCCGCCGTTGCGGCGAATCGCCGACTTCCTGCACCAGCAAGGGACGGTGGCCGCAGCGCAGCTGCACCACGCGGGTCCGAAGTCTGCGCGCCAGCGCCCGTGGGAGGGGCTCGGCCCGTTGGGCGAAGCGGAAGCGGCACGGGGCGAGCCGCCGTGGCAGCCGGTAAGCTCGAGTGATAGCCGTACCATCGAAGGCTGGCACCAGCCGCGGGCCATGACGGTCGCCGAGATCAGAGAGCTGGTGACCAAGTATGCGGACGCCGCCCAGCGGGTCGACGCGGCCGGCTTCGACGTGCTGGACATCCACGCGGCGCACGGATACCTCATCCACTCCTTCCTCTCCCCCGTGGCGAACCACAGGACTGACGAATACGGCGGTGACCGCGACGGGCGGATGCGGCTGGCGCTTGAGATCGCCGAAGCCGTACGGTCGGT
This genomic interval carries:
- a CDS encoding alpha-mannosidase; translation: MHDDRRIVEQRLDRVLAERLRPAYYSETLPCEVAVWHAPGEPVPVAEALHADYAPAAIGEAWGPAWGTSWFRLTATVPPQWDGRVVEVVVDLGFDDDRPGFQCEGLAYSPDGTPIKGLHPRNTHLPAGRNSAGRERTWYVEAAANPIILGPNGFQPTELGGQPTTKTPPLYLLRRAELAVLDEPVWQLVQDAEVLDQLMRQLPVDSPRRHEILRALERMLDRLDLHDISATAPAARAELADTLARPAHASAHVISAVGHAHIDSAWLWPLRETIRKVARTTANVTALMAEHPDFHFAMSQAQQLAWIKQHHPQLFDRVRTFADTGQLVPVGGMWVEADTNMPGGEAMARQFVHGKRFYLDEFGIETREVWLPDSFGYSAALPQLVALSGSQWFLTQKISWNQTNKFPHHTFWWEGIDGTRVFTHFPPADTYNSEITGGELAHAAANFSERGYATRSLLPFGHGDGGGGPTREMLARAYRTADLEGSPRVRLDTPEEFFTDAETDHARPAVWSGELYLEMHRGTYTSQAKTKQGNRHSEHLLREAELWCTTATVTTGRDYPHEALDRLWKRVLLHQFHDILPGSSIAWVHREAEATYTRIATELETIIDGAMQALAGEPTRPLTFNAAPHARHGVPALGAATNTNTAAPTATRHPDGAITLDNRLLRVTIDHRGLLTSVYDHAAEREALAGPANLLQLHADHPNAWDAWDLDAFYRHHTRDLTELDELDLAGDTVRVRRSFGKSALVQHISLAADSRRIDIDTDIDWHETEKLLKAAFPLDVHADRSAAETQFGHVMRPTHTNTSWDAAKFEICAHRFLHVAEPGYGHALVNDSTYGHDVTRDTRPDGGTTTTVRLSLLRAPRFPDPDTDHGHHRLRYALVAGADIGEAIREGYRINLPERTMSGSRPVEPLMAVDNDAVVVEAVKLADDRSGDLVVRLYESRGGRARARLSISFPATSVTRTDLLERPLAEPDATTDALDLRLRPFEIRTLRFARPTQ
- a CDS encoding Prokaryotic metallothionein: MGTCEVCGNEYWMTFEVHTVGGGVHTFDCFECATQRLAPQCEHCGTRILGHGVEASGRFFCCAHCARQSDLAMAGELRDTVGAHPG
- a CDS encoding cupin domain-containing protein, with the translated sequence MRFPATAGSRIDFGGRTHPLTAGMCALLPRGVTHAMRNLSEDPVHALRLSAPGGWERYIE
- a CDS encoding cupin domain-containing protein codes for the protein MLLPHGVAHALRPGSTPPPRVLQISSPGGWDRFAEDLIEDRAQVSAAGRLDPT
- a CDS encoding putative protein N(5)-glutamine methyltransferase, with product MTSLRAAGCVFAEDEARLLLSAAAGPGELAEMLQRRVDGLPLEQVLGWAEFCGLHIAVTPGVFVPRRRTEFLVRQAAALARPHSVVVDLCCGSGAVGAALAAGQQVELYAADVDPVAVRCARRNLAGAGEVFGGDLYTPLPVALRGRVGVLVVNAPYVPSGEVDLMPPEARLHEPQVALDGGADGLDVQRRVATAAPQWLAPGGHLLIETSRRQAPYTAELFSYAGLVPRVASCEELDATVVVGAKPATP
- a CDS encoding MarR family transcriptional regulator; amino-acid sequence: MDDEIGRLYRQRGLDSIRPRFVMPLIRLGRRGALTIRELADTLEVTHSAMSQTVSAMRREGLVRSVAGADARTRQVTLTKRAHTLLPLLEAEWRATERAVRELEGELPHPLSAVVRDLEAALARRSFHDRIADHLTSQERSS
- a CDS encoding DUF4241 domain-containing protein gives rise to the protein MPGPAPDFERLFAAGTRHTLSRGDVATVRLRQDTSLWLPSGRVVAGEPFGFDDSDGGFVQQVPPGQYPLVLVIAMFAKRSYLPAHEMIAAARLVIRDEPVVSWEMAVCEGQDVSELGDDEFFGYPVDGGTGGFVDAANIAPLREDHDDGYYDRLMTARNVTESDDTAPGTLTDDEGRPLLVAFSSGDGDGDYPTWVGRTADGEVACYLTDFFVLTDDEDGEDKGDDEPPSADGAGYALSEVAQGHEMRAGQALRQQALTSPSGSCTLVHQNDGNLVLYNNEGRGAVWSAGTQGHGTARCVLQADGDLVIYDDQARVVWSTDTAGNPGSVLAVRDDGLELRAPDGTVLWSVRTALGTPATSPRPAGATVARPLSPAQHLTSGHTLSRRLVEKSPVKPAIPADGADA
- a CDS encoding gamma carbonic anhydrase family protein codes for the protein MSSRLPVTLTIDGITPQVDANAFVAPGAALIGRVRLSAGASVWYNAVLRGDQENISVGTGSNIQDGCVVHADPGFPAEIRAGVTVGHKAMLHGCTVEDNCLIGMGAVVLNGARIGAGSLIAAGAVVLEGTEIPPGSMVAGTPGKVRRELTAEEQAGLKLSAEHYIALAAKHREALS
- a CDS encoding CoA transferase; protein product: MHVVEIGTFMAAPFATMQLADLGAEVIKAENLAGGDPVRQTGPFLDGHSSPFVRLNRNKRSVALDLKTPEGKPLLESLLGTTDVLVENLRPGALTGLGFGYPAVHGVAAVLGKDRAKSAPDSARCGVR
- a CDS encoding helix-turn-helix domain-containing protein, which translates into the protein MSPTTSTSVPNSREAELALADAAVLGQLLRDARRDRGLSLKAFAAQSGISEGLLSKFERGSGNPSLLTLQKIAAALGIRLSDLFHQVPSAGHDRGEAEHSELRPDQCAVVRPDDRKRLVIPYEGLVYELLSPDLQRGLAMLYCEIPVGFEGSARPFQHKGEDTVHVLTGRFEVHVAHASHVLEPGDTVTFQSSLPHWWKNIGDVPATVICVNSPPSF
- a CDS encoding NADH:flavin oxidoreductase/NADH oxidase, with protein sequence MDGRSLLFSPFTLRGVTFPNRIVIAPMQMYKTGPDGLATDWHFQHLAKYAIGGAGTVMTEGLIVDPIGRNTYGDCGIWSDDHVPPLRRIADFLHQQGTVAAAQLHHAGPKSARQRPWEGLGPLGEAEAARGEPPWQPVSSSDSRTIEGWHQPRAMTVAEIRELVTKYADAAQRVDAAGFDVLDIHAAHGYLIHSFLSPVANHRTDEYGGDRDGRMRLALEIAEAVRSVWPTEKPIFFRISCVDWRSDLDDRNDGWSIDDSCVLARELHGRGIDLIDCSSGGIRAENSLLDFAKKRKKMRRGHQVPYAETIRNATGIPTMAVGVILDGPQAEAILEANQSDLVAIGREALTDPHWAVHAAQALGVDPGWGMWPPSYGWWLHLRERTGVAD